A region of the Methylobacterium nodulans ORS 2060 genome:
CCAGGGTCAGCTCGCCCTCGTCTCGGGCTGGACTGGCATCGACCTGTCCACCCTCGGGCCCGAGGAGGCGCTGGCCTATGTGAAGACCAACGCCATGCAGTCGCTGGTCGAGAACCTGACGGTGAACACGGACCACCGCTTCACGGTGCGCGACTTCGCGCAGTTCGGGCCGCTCGGCGCGCGCGCGCCCTTCCTCGTCGGATCGCCCAGCGAGGTGGCGGACGAGCTCCTGTCCTGGGCCGAGGAGGCCGATGTGGATGGGTTCAACCTCACCCGCGTGGTGGTGCCGGAGACGCTGGAGGCCTTCGTCGACCTCGTGGTGCCGGAACTCCAGGACCGCGGCGTCTTCAAGACGCGCTACCGGGAGGGGACTCTTCGCGAGAAGCTGTTTCCGGGGACGGGCGCGCGGCTGAAATCCACCCATCCGGGCGCCGGCTTCCGGCGCCTCGCGGCCTGACGCGCAAGGTGTGCCAGCCTCAGGTGATATAGTCAACATACAAGGTAGACTGTGTGCCTGGACCCGTTGCCGCGCTAGGCTGCCGATGAATGGAGGGCAGCCATGGCAGGGACGGGAGCACGCACGGCGGCGCTGGCGGAGCGCTACGGACCGGCGGGAGCGAACCTCGCCATCGCCTGGAACGACACCCTGGCCTCCTCGCCCATCGCTCGGTGCGCGCCTACCGGCCCGATCCCCCGCCCGCCGGCACCCTGGAGACCCTGATCGCCGCGGCGCAGTGGCCGCCTCCTCGAACCTCCAGACCTGGAGCGTGGTCGCAGTGGAGCATCCGGAGACGAAGCGCCGCCTCGCCGCGGTGACGGGCGGCCAGCGGCACGTGATCGAAGCGCCGCTCGTCCTGGTCTGGCTCGCCGACCTGTCGCGCCTCGACGCGATCGGCCGCGCGCGGGAGCGGCTCGGCTTCGGGCTGTGCTGATGCGCTGGCGCGGGGGAAGTCAAGCGATTATATCGACCAAGTTACCTCCCCGGCCGCGCGGAGCCAGGATGCTCACCAACAAGGGAAAGTACGGGCTCAAGGCGCTCGTCCATCTCGCGGGGCTGCCGCCCGGCGCCCGCATCGGCGTGGCCGAGGTCGCCGCGGCCAACAACATCCCGAAAAAATTCCTGGACGCGATCCTGGGCGAACTGCGCAACGCCGGGATCGTTCACAGCCGCAAGGGCCCCGGGGGCGGCTATGCCCTGGCACGGCCCCCCGAGGAGATCCGGGTCGGCCACGCCATCCGCGTGCTCGATGGGCCGTTGGCTCCGATCCCCTGCGCGAGCCGGACGGGCTATCGCCCCTGCGAGGATTGTGCGGACGAGGCCGCCTGCGCGGTGCGCCTGGTGATGCTGGAGGTGCGCAACAGCATCGCGGGCGTGCTCGATACGCTCACCCTCGCGCAGATGCGCGACCGGCCGGCGGCGGACGAGGGCGACAGCCTCACCTACCAGATCTGACGGCCACTCCCCTCACCAGGTGGCGCAGGGGCGCGCGGCCGCATGCGGGACGGACTCGGGCCGATCCGATACCCCGCCGTCCCGGATGCGGGTGGCAAGCCACGCGCAGGCGACGTCGAGATCGAGAAGCTGCCCCCCGGCCGCATAGGGCATCAGCGCGGCGGGATCGGTCGTGAAGATCCGGTCTTCGCGCCCGCCCGCCCCGGTCCGCGCCATCGCCAGGAGCGGATGATCCGTCTGCTGCGGCGAGGCCCCCGGACGCCCCGGTGCGCGCGCCGTCAGCGCGTGCCACGCCCGGCGCCCATGACGCAGGACGCTCGCCCGGGCCCGCGGCGGCAGGTGATGCCAGATCTCCGGGGCGTGCAGGCGCACGCCGTCGATCGCCTCGGTCCAGGGCATGTTTCGGAGTTCGGCCTCCCGCACCACATCCCGCAGCCAGCGAATCAGGTAGGCGATGCCGGTGCCGAGCGGCAGGTCGGCGCGGTCGAGGCGCAGCACGCGCAGGGCTTCGCCGGTCTTGGCGGTGAATGCCGCCCCGTGCGCCGCGGGCGATCCCGCCACCGTGATCGTCGCAGTCTGCGCGAGGTAGGTCGTGCCGTCGTCGAGCAGAGCCGCGACGCCCTGCCCCGTCGCGCCAAGCGCCGTGCACGTCCCCTCGGCCACGTGAAGGCGCGTGGCGGCCTCCCGCAACGCGGCACTCAGCCGGGGCTCCGCACCGTCCGCCGCTCCGATCGGCCACCATCGCTCCCCGTCCGCGACGCCGGTCCTCAGGATCGGAGCGTAGGTCTGCCGGCGCAGGAGGCGGCAGAGGTCGGGCTTCCGTTCGATCAGCGTCACCTGGGCGCGCGGGTTCTGCCGCAGCAGGTGCGAGGTCAGGCAGAGGGCGCTGGCCGTGGCGCCCACCACGAGGTGGTGGCGCCCATCCCTCGGACGCGGGGGCGCGGCTGCCGCTTGCATCGGGGCCTCCTTCCGGCCGTCGCCGGGCGCGACGATGAGGGGGAATTGTCGAGCGAACGGGCCGAAAGATCAACGAGAACGTACTTTTTAAAGAACGCACGAATGCAGAAGAAACCGCTGTCGATCGGCGCCTCGCGAGAGAATCCTGCGATGCTGGGTGCTCCGCCACCACCAACGCCGCATCCAGAAAGCATCACCCCAACCGCGGCGATGCAGAACCGCCGCGGCCCGGCGGACATGCCGCGGTCGGCATTCGGCTGAGAATGGTCACCAAGCGTGGCCAGCGCTCGCGTTCTCCATTCAGAACATCGGGTGCCGTGATCACGCCAGTCATTCGGCCTTCGCCGCGCATGAGGCTTTCACCACCGTCGATCGCCGACGAAACGAGAACTTCCTTCGCCGAGGAGGTCTGATGAAAAGTATTCGTCAGGGCGGTGCCTTCTCCGGCTGGGTCTTCGGGCTGGCGATGGTCGCGGGCATGACCGCCACGCTGCTGGGCGGACACCACCTTCGGCTGCTCCCCTGACCTCACGCCTGCCGGCTGCGCTGTTCCGGATGGGCCTAGCTCCGCACGGCCGGCGCAGCTCTCAGGCGAGCCGCCACGGTCCGCGCCAGGTCCGCGGCTTGGCCGCGGATGTCCGGCACGGCCGTGCACTCCCACAGGGTGCCGCGCAGGAGCGGGCCGAGCGTCCAGAGCGGATGGTGGGCATCCCCGTGCTGGTCGATCAGCGTCAGGTCCTCGGTCACCGCGAGGCCGAGCCCTAGCCGGGCGCTCCGGCATGATGCGGCTGAGGTGGATGGCCGCCATGGTTCCGCTGAACCCCGCGCCGATCACGGCCACGGGACGTGAGGTCGTCGGCATCGTTCGTCTCCAACCCAGCCGGTGCGCTGGTTATAGAGCGAGGCGCGGCAGAGTGCTCTGGCGGCAGCCGGAGCGGCCGATTCCGGCGATCACCTGGCCGGCCGGGACGTGCAGGTCGAGGCCACGGGTCTCGCGGTGGCGTCGGAAGCCCGCAGGGTCACGGCGAGCGCCACCGGCCGGCTCACCAGCGCCCCGGCTCCACGAAGTCGAACACGTGCTTGAACAGGCCCGAAATCGCGACCGCCCTGCGCTGCTGAGCTGGGGGGTGCCGCCTGCGATCAGCCACCGGCCGAGTGTCTGGGCGGGGCGAACGGTCGAGCCGCCGCCCGGATCAGGCACTCCGGCGCCGGGCCACGGCATAGCCGCTCTCCGGCCGCGGCAGCCCGTAATGGTCGCGCAGCGTCGTGCCCGCATACTCCGCGCGGAACAGACCGCGCTTGCGCAGGATCGGCACGACCTCGGCGACGAAGATGTCGAAGCCGCCGGTGAGCCAGGGCGGCATCACGTTGAACCCGTCGGCGGCGCCGGACTCGAACCAGGTCTGGATCGCGTCGGCGATGCGGTCGGGCGTGCCCGCCAGGACCCAATGGCCCCGCGCGCCGGCGAGCCGCTTGATCAGCCCGCGAAGGGTCGGCGCCTCGCGATCGACGATGTCCATCACGAGCTGGAAGCGGCTCGCGACGCCGTTCGGGCCCTGCCTGTCGATGACGTGGCGTGGGAAGGGGCCGTCGAGATCGTAGCCGCTCAGGTCGACGCCGAGCATGCGCTTGAGCTGCTCCAGCGAGGCGGCCGGCTGGATCAGTGCGTCGATCTCCTCCTCCAGCCTGTCGGCCTCGGCCTGGGTCGAGCCGATGAACGGGCTGATGCCGGGCAGGATGCGGATGTGCTCTGGCCGGCGCCCGAGCGCGCCGGCGCGCGTCTTGATGTCGGCGTAGAAGGCCTGCGCGCTGGCGAGCGTCTGGTGCGCGGTGAAGATCGCCTCCGCGTGCCGGGCCGCGAAGGAGCGGCCATCCTCCGACGAGCCGGCCTGCACGTAGACCGGCCGGCCCTGCGGCGATCGCGAGACGTTGAGCGGTCCGCGCACGCGGTAATGCTTGCCGACGTGGTCGATGCGGTGGACCTTGTCGCCGTCGGCGAAGACGCCGCTCGCGGGATCGGCGACGAGGGCATCGTCCTCCCAGCTGTCCCAGAGCTTGGTCACCACGTCGAGGAACTCGCGCGCCTTGTCGTAGCGGTCGCCATGCGGCGGGTGCTCGGGCAGGCCGAAATTCTGCGCCGCGCCGGCATCGCTGGTGGTGACGATGTTCCAGCCGGCCCGACCGTTGCTGATATGGTCGAGCGACGCGAAGAGCCGCGCGAGATTGTAGGGCTCGTTGTAGGTGGTGGAGGCGGTCCCGATCAGTCCGATCCGGCTCGTCACGGCGGCGATCGCGGTCAGCCAGGTCACCGGCTCGAACCGCACCCGCGAGGAATAGCGGACGTTCTCCGGCAGCGACGGCCCGTCCGCGAAGAAGATCGCATCGAACTTGGCGGCTTCGGCCCGCCGCGCCAGCTCCTGATAGTAGCTGATGTCGAGCACGCGGCGTGGCTCGGATTCCCGGTAGCGCCACGCCGCCTCGTGATGACCGCCGGGGTAGATGAACAGGTTCAGCGCCAGCTGGCGCTCGGGCTTGGACATCCGCAACCTCGCTTTGAAAGACCGGAAGCGCGCCCACGCCAGCATTCGAGAGGCGTGCCCGATCCCGCCCGCACCGTCCCGCGCGGCAGGGCAAGCATGGCGAGACGGCTGCCGGGCAGTCAAGAGAAACGTGTTCTAAAAACGAATAGATCGGAAGAATAACCAGCCAGGCACACCCCACATCGTGGAAAATCCTAAACCATAAGAACGCACATCGTCGATATCACAAGATTTTTCTCCCGACTTTGGCGAACCTAGATCATTTGTCTCACCGCATTCTTGCTCCAGGAAAAACGTTCTCGTTGACGTGGCGCACCCGCAAAGCCAGATTCTCCGTCATCGAGCGCGGCCTATTCAGGCCCGCAGGACGACGATTATCAGAGGCGAGTGATGACGAAGAGACGCAACCTGCTTTCGCGCAGGCAGGCTTCTGCCCTGCTCGGAGGCTTGGGCCTGGCAGTGGCCGCCTCCGGTCCGGCCGCTGCGGCCGAGGGCCAGCTGCGCATCGCCAAGCAGTTCGGTATCGTCTACCTGCTCCTGAACGTGACCGAGGACCAGAAGCTGATCGAGAAGCACGGCCAAGCGGCCGGCATCGACATCAAGGTCGACTACGTCCAGTTGTCCGGCGGCTCGGCCGTCAACGACGCACTGCTCTCCGGCAGCATCGACATCGCCAGTGCCGGGGTCGGTCCACTCTTCACCCTCTGGGACCGCACCCGCGGCCGACAGAACGTCAAGGGCGTCGCCTCCCTCGGCAACTTCCCCTATTACCTCGTCAGCAATCGTCCCGACGTGAAGTCGATCGCCGACTTCACGGACAAGGACCGGATCGCACTGCCCGCGGTCGGTGTGTCGGTACAGGCCCGCATCCTGCAATGGGCCTCCGCCAAGCTGTGGGGCGACAAGGACTTCGCCAAACTCGACAAGATCAGCGTCGCGGTGCCGCATCCGGAGGCGGCCGCCGCCATCATCAAGGGCGGCACCGAGATCAGCGGCCATTTCGGCAACCCGCCCTTCCAGGAGCAGGAGCTGGCCGAGAACCCGAACGCCCGCATTGTCCTCAATTCCTACGACGTCCAGGGCGGCCCCGCCTCCTCCACCGTGCTCTACGCGACGGAAAAATTCTACAAGGACAGCCCCAAGACGTATCAGGCCTTCGTCGATGCGCTGGCCGAGGCGGCGAAGTTCATCACCGCCAACCCGGATAAAGCGGCCGATATCTACCTCAAGGCGACCGGCAGCAAGATCGACCGCGATCTCCTGCTCAAGGTGATCAAAAACCCCGAAGTGACATTCAAGATCGAGCCGCAGAACACGCTCGGCCTCGGCCAGTTCATGCATCGGGTGGGCGCAATCAAGAACGAGCCGAAGACGCTCGGCGACTATTTCTTCGTCAGTCCGCGCATCACCGCGGGCAGTTGAGCGGCAGGCCGCGAATGACTCTGGTGGCCAAGCGCGACGCTCCTGCCGCGACGCAGCAGAGAGGTCTTCCGGTTCCCGGATTCCGTTACGGCGAGGAGGCGCGCGCTCCTCAGGCCGCAAGCATGCCCACGCCGCTCCTGCGCATCGCGGGCGTCTCCCTGGAGTACCGCACGCCGGAGCGTGTGATCCGGGCCACGCACCGCGTCGATATCGACGTCTACGAGGCCGATCGCTTCGTCCTGCTCGGCCCCTCGGGCTGCGGCAAGTCCACCCTGCTCAAGGCCGTGGCCGGCTTCATTCCCCCGATCGAGGGCGAGATCATCCTCGATGGCCGGCCGGTGCGCGGACCGGGACCGGACCGCATCGTGGTCTTCCAGGAATTCGACCAGCTGCCGCCCTGGAAGACGGTGGTGCAGAACGTGGCCTTTCCGCTGCGGGCCTCGGGCACGCTCGGCCGGCGGGAGGCCGAGGCGCGCGCCCGGCACACCATCGACAAGGTCGGCCTGTCGCGGTTCGCCGACAGCTATCCGCACCAGCTCTCCGGCGGCATGAAGCAGCGCGTCGCCATCGCCCGCGCGCTCGCCATGCAGCCCAAGGTGCTGCTGATGGACGAGCCCTTCGCGGCCCTCGATGCGCTGACGCGCCGCAAGATGCAGGAGGAGCTGCTGGCGCTCTGGGACGAGATCCGCTTCACCCTGCTCTTCGTCACCCACTCCATCGAGGAGGCGCTGGCGGTCGGCAACCGCGTGGCCCTGCTGTCGGCCCATCCGGGCCGCGTCCGGGGCGAGTTCAACAGCCACGAATTCGATCTGACCAGCGTCGGCAGCAGCGCCTTCCAGGCGGCGGTCCAGCGCCTGCATCGGCGGCTGTTCGATGCCGATCCCGAAACCGCTGCGCGACCTGCCCTGTGATGACCCAGCACGTCCTGCCTCCGATCCGCCCGGAATACGACCGGGCGCTCCCGCCCTTTGTCGAAGCTCCGGTCGAGCGTGCGCTGCCGCTTAGGGTACGGCTCTGGCAACTGGGCTTTCTGCGCAAGGGCCTGATCATCGCCGCGCTCGCGCTCGCCTGGGAGGGGCTCGCCCGATGGCAGAACAACGATCTGCTGCTGCCGGGCTGTCTCGCCACCCTGTCGGCTCTGACCGAGGGCGTGGCGAGCGGCGAATTGCTGGACCGCGTCCGGATCTCGCTCACCGTCCTGGCGCAGGGCTATCTCTGCGGCATCGGGCTCGCCTTCCTGCTGACGACGCTCGCCGTCTCGACTCAAGCGGGCCGTGACCTGCTCTCGACGCTGACGGCAATGTTCAACCCGCTGCCCGCCATCGCGCTGCTGCCGCTGGCGCTGCTCTGGTTCGGCTTAGGCTCCGGGAGCCTGATCTTCGTCCTGATCCATTCGGTGGTGTGGCCGCTGGCACTCAACACCTTCGCCGGGTTCCAGAGCGTGCCCGAGACGTTGCGCATGGCGGGACGCAATTACGGGCTGACGGGCCTCGCTTACGTGTGGCAGATCCTCATCCCGGCCGCGTTGCCGGCCATCCTGTCCGGCCTCAAGATCGGCTGGGCCTTCGCATGGCGCACCCTGATTGCAGCCGAGCTGGTCTTCGGCGCGGCGTCCGGGCGCGGCGGCCTCGGCTGGTATGTCTTCCAGAACCGCAACGAACTCTATACGGATCGCGTCTTCGCCGGCCTCCTCCTGGTCATCGCGATCGGGCTTGTGGTCGAGAACATCGTGTTCGCGACCTTTGAGCGGTTGACGACCCGGCGCTGGGGAATGGTCCGCTGATTCCGTGCGAGCGCAACACTCGTTCTCGTACATGCCGACATCCTTCATCCACATCCGGGCTTCGGCATTGGCGAGCACGCGCTGCCAGTGCTCGGCCGGACAACGTGCGGTGGCCCGCTCTCAACGCAGCGCGCCCCCAATACCTCGGTGGAGGGCCGGTCCATGCCGCCGAGCCGGGACGCAAGCCCCGCCACGACGGGGCCATCGAGTGCCGCACACCGCAACAGCGCCGGAACTGCGAGATTTCGAAGGGGATCTGCGTCGACTGCAACTGATGGTTCGCGCCAGCCCTTTCGCTTTGAGATCTGCAGCGACCACTTCCCGGCGCTGGCACCGCGCCGCCCAATCGGTAGTACTCTGTTCAGCGAACTCGAGTTCAGTGAGGTTCCGGTCCATGACGGCGGATTCCTCGGGTTCGCGAGTTTTCCAGAGACGCGGCGGCCCCGGTCGTGAGGGATGCCGTACAGGAATCCATGGTCTTTTTGTCTTCTAATCTGGGCGAGGCTGATTCTGGCACTGTGTCGGCGCGTCATATGCGGTGCATCACGGCATAGATCAAAACAGATTTCATAGAAAGCGACTATTGATCATATCGATCTGCAATAACCACTAACTATCTAAGCAATGGATGATGCAGGCATGGCTGTTTTACTGGCGATATGGCCCCGCTTATTCAAGCAGTAAATCAGGATCTCGCTCGTAGCGATGTTCACCCCGACTATCTCTTCAGGATCGAGTCCATCCAGATGCATAACCAGAGAACGCAGGCTGTTACCGTGCGCGACCACAAGCACCCGCTTGCCCGCTCGGGCGCAAGGCGCGATCTCGCGTTCGTAGAAGGGCACGACGCGCGCAGCCGTCATTGCCAAACTCTCGCCACCCGGTGGCACTGCGTCGTAGGACTTGCGCCAGAGATGGACCTGCTCCGCACCCCAGAGCGAACGAGCGCCCGTCTTGTTCAAGCCGCTGAGCGCGCCGTAGTCACGCTCGTTCAGAGCCGTGTCTGCATGCACGGGGAGGGTGGGCTGGCCGAGTTCCTCAAGCATGAGGGCCAGCGTGTGCTGAGCGCGCCTGAGCTTGCTGGTGAATGCAAGATTGAAGGAAAAGCCGAGTTCTTTCAGCTTGCGCCCAGCTGCGTGAGCCTCGGCAACACCGCGGGCAGTCAAGGCCGGGTTGCGCCACCCTGAGAACAGGTCCTGTTCGTTGTCCAGGCTCTGCCCATGGCGCATCAGCACGAGCATCTGCTTGCCTATATCCATCACACCTCACCCCGCAGCATGGCAGGCGGCCTGCCATATCGCATCCCAGCCCGGCCGCCACCCCGCTCGCTTGATCTGCTTGAGCGACGCCCGCCTGGCTCGCTTGATGGGCAACCTGCACGACATCGCGTAGGCGCTCTCAGAGCCAGGGACACGACCCTGAAGGCTACCGAGCAGCCGATCAACATCGGTACCGCCATCGCAAAGACCTTCTTCGACATGCTGGGCGTGTTCGCCGAGTTCGAGACCAACCTGCGCCAGGGGCGCCAACCGGAGGGCATTGCCAGCAAGCCGACCAAGGGCATCTAAAAGGGCCGGCCTCCCTCGATTGATCTGGCGAAAGTGCGTGCGCCTGAGGCGTCGCCCTTCCGGAAACCCGGCGGCATCTCGGGATCGGACGTGCCAGCATCTATCGCCTGCTGAGCGCGAATTCCCGAGATGCCAAAGCCATCCTTATGTGCTCGCAATGATGTCTGACGCCAGTAACGGGGTGTCACTCCCGTCCAATCGAGGAACGCGCGACTAAAGTGGGCCGCATCTGCGTAGCCGAGTTCGAGAGCAATCCGGCCAATGGGCCGATCGCACGCCGCAAGCAGCCGCTTGGCCTCACTCATCAGGATCCCGCGCTGGATCATGGCGAAGCTGGTCCCTTCACCCTCCAGCCGGCGCTGCAACGTGCGGCGGGAAAGACCAAGCCGGCGGCTGACCCAGTCGATCGAGGGCCGACCCTCGCACAAGCTCAGCCTTACCAGATGCCCGACAATGTCAGTGAGATTTTCTGCAAGCGGTGCAGCCGGCTCCTCGCCTGCGAGAAGATCACACGGCGCCGGGTTTCCAGTGTCAAGAAGCTCGGCCCGAAACACAAGGCCAGCATTTGGTCCCAGCGTAATGTCGCAACCAAAGACACTTTCGATCTCGGAGCGGTCCGGCAACACAGCTCCGGTCACGATTGCGCGCTCCGGCCGCCAATCTTGCCCGAGAAAATGACGCATGATGCTCAGCAGGTAGCCAAGCGCCAAGATCTCGTTCGTCTGCCGTCCTGCCTCGATCCGCTCGGTAACCGCATAGCCGTAAACTGCCCGGTCGCCCCGAAATCGTAAGCCGGTCCAGGTCGCGGTTTGCAGAACGGCAGGCGTAACGGTCCCCACTCGGGCGATCGCGTCACCGAGCGTCTCGGTAGAGCGCACATGCCGGCTGATAGCGCCGAGCCCGTCAATACCCGCTCGTATTGCCAGCCGGGCCAGAAGGGCGGGATCCCCGATTTCCCGAACGGCGCCCTCAACGAGCCGAAGCTGGTCGCGCAGCAGCATGAGCCGCTCGGGGTCGTCCATGAGGCTGAGCGGCACTTCTGCGCGGCGGAACACGCGGGAGACTGAACCGCCGGCCGCCTCAATGGCCTGGGCGATCGGACCCATCGTGCAAGCTTTCGTCAGACCAAGACCCGACATGCCCGCTCCTCCCCCCGTCAGCCTCCGCAGGATGGCGCGAAATGGCAAGAACACCTTGGTCAAACGGCTGACCGCTCACGCGATGGCCGGCCGCACCAGCGCCAATGGAGGGTCGGAGCGCTCGGGCCCGGCTCAGGGAAGGAAGAGCCGCCATGATCCAAGCGACTTTGTCTGATGAGGCTTTCGGGCGCGAAGCTGCGCGGGATGCCCTGATCAATGCACTTGCAGAGTGCGATGCTGTTGCCACAAGCACCATAGTCACAGTGTCCTCAGAGGTCGGCGTCTGGCTCGATACGGGCCTGGAAGCAAAGCAAGCGCAGTGGGTGAGCCTGCTGCCCTATGGGGTGCTCTGGTTATCGAGAAAGCTCGACCTGCAACTTGGGGCCGGCAATGCCCTGTGGCACCGGAAAAGCAGCACGCTGATTATGCAAATATGGGTAAGGATTGAAAGCAGTAGAACGGGAGAGGTTCTATTCTCTCGCGACCTCAATTTTCGGGGAGATACAGACGAAGCTTGGCGGCGAGCCGAAGCGTTTTTGACCAGCGCAATCACATCCGCACCGCACCTGGAACGCTAAGCTCATGTAACGGACCGTGTGAGGCGCGGTGCAGGACAGACCATCGAAGAAAATGATCTGACGCGCTCCCTTGTGCCGAATCGGTGTCGACGCCCGGCGCCGACCTCAGCAGCAGGATCGCGGATTGGGTTCGTGCCGTGCGCGAGCACGCCGATGCCCTTCCTGCCGGCCGGGGGCCCGCGCTTCTCATCCGCATCGCCGGGCAGCTGACGGTCAAGGGCGCCACTGTCCCGATCAGCGAGGATCAGCGCGGACGCACCTTGTTTCTCCTCGCTTCCCGATTGAGCAACGACGCTCCCTGAGCTCGACCCATATGAGGCGTCTCCGCAAGGGGTGAACCTTCGGCGTTTCGGACGGGCGGGAGCCGGGAGGCAGAGCCACGCTGCAAACTGGCGGACGGACCGGAACCGGGTGGGATCGGGCACAGCCGCCGCGATCGCGCTCGCGGTGATCGGCCCAAGGCCGGGGATCGTCAGGAGGCGGCGGCTCGCGGCGTCGGTCCGGCACCAGGCGACGATCACCGTCTCGGCCTTCCTGCTCGGCGACCTCTTCGATCGGGCCGATGAGGCGACGGATCGCCGATCGCGCCAACTCTGGCTTCAAGTCGCCGGACTCAGCTCAGCGGTTCCTCTCGACGCACGCAGCCGTTCAGAACACGTTCTATGGTCAGCGTCACCTGATTTCCCGCCGCATACTCCGCCTGTTCAGGGTTGAGGCGGCGGACGCATGGCGGCAGGCGACCACTGCGGCCTGAGGTGAGGCCGGTCCTGCCGCTTCTGCGACCGCAACTCAGTTCCCGTGACGGCGCCTGCTGGACAACGCGGCGGCGTACGAGGCGATTCGCGACTGAAATGCCGCCGCGCTACCTGTCAGGTTGCCTATAGGTCTAAGATTACAATTGAAGGGACATGATCTATTCTGCATCCCCACCTTACAGGCCACCTCTGACGCGAGAAATGGATGTGGCGTGCTCTTCTAAACGTCGACTGGGCGGCTCGCGGCGCTCCAGTCTTGTGCGGCCGTCTGTCCATATGACGAAGAGCAAAATTATTTCAGCCGACGAGGCTATTGCTTTGGTCCGCGACGGCGACGTCGTCACCACCACGGGCTTCGTTCAGAGCTGCATCCCGGAGGCGCTGCACGCTGCGCTTGAGAAGCGCTTCGTGGAGAGCGGCGCTCCGCGAGGCCTTACCCTGATCATGACGGCGGGCGCGGGCGACAGCAAAGGTCTGGGCACGGGGCGCCTGCACCACGACGGCCTACTGCGTCGGGTCATCGGCGCGAATTTCGGGCGCATGCCAAAGGTCGCCCAGGCCGCGCAGGAGAACAAGATCCTGGCCTATAACCTCCCTCAGGGGGTCATCTCGCAGCTCTTCCGCGCCTGTGCGGCCGGGCAGCCCGGCTTGTTTTCCAAGGTCGGCCTCAAGACCTACGTCGACCCGCGCCACGGCGGCGGACGCGTCAACACAATAACCAAGGATGAAATCGTCAAGCTCGTCGAAGTCGATGGCGAGGAGTGGCTGTTCTACACGGCGACCAAGATCGACGTCGCCTTCATCCGCGGCACCTCGGCCGACCCATCGGGCAATATCTGCATGGCCAAGGAGGCATTGACCCTCGATAACCTCGCCCAGGCCATGGCTGCGCGCAACAATGGCGGCATCGTCATC
Encoded here:
- a CDS encoding 2,3-bisphosphoglycerate-dependent phosphoglycerate mutase, whose protein sequence is MDIGKQMLVLMRHGQSLDNEQDLFSGWRNPALTARGVAEAHAAGRKLKELGFSFNLAFTSKLRRAQHTLALMLEELGQPTLPVHADTALNERDYGALSGLNKTGARSLWGAEQVHLWRKSYDAVPPGGESLAMTAARVVPFYEREIAPCARAGKRVLVVAHGNSLRSLVMHLDGLDPEEIVGVNIATSEILIYCLNKRGHIASKTAMPASSIA
- a CDS encoding LLM class flavin-dependent oxidoreductase; the encoded protein is MSKPERQLALNLFIYPGGHHEAAWRYRESEPRRVLDISYYQELARRAEAAKFDAIFFADGPSLPENVRYSSRVRFEPVTWLTAIAAVTSRIGLIGTASTTYNEPYNLARLFASLDHISNGRAGWNIVTTSDAGAAQNFGLPEHPPHGDRYDKAREFLDVVTKLWDSWEDDALVADPASGVFADGDKVHRIDHVGKHYRVRGPLNVSRSPQGRPVYVQAGSSEDGRSFAARHAEAIFTAHQTLASAQAFYADIKTRAGALGRRPEHIRILPGISPFIGSTQAEADRLEEEIDALIQPAASLEQLKRMLGVDLSGYDLDGPFPRHVIDRQGPNGVASRFQLVMDIVDREAPTLRGLIKRLAGARGHWVLAGTPDRIADAIQTWFESGAADGFNVMPPWLTGGFDIFVAEVVPILRKRGLFRAEYAGTTLRDHYGLPRPESGYAVARRRSA
- a CDS encoding AraC family transcriptional regulator, coding for MFLPFRAILRRLTGGGAGMSGLGLTKACTMGPIAQAIEAAGGSVSRVFRRAEVPLSLMDDPERLMLLRDQLRLVEGAVREIGDPALLARLAIRAGIDGLGAISRHVRSTETLGDAIARVGTVTPAVLQTATWTGLRFRGDRAVYGYAVTERIEAGRQTNEILALGYLLSIMRHFLGQDWRPERAIVTGAVLPDRSEIESVFGCDITLGPNAGLVFRAELLDTGNPAPCDLLAGEEPAAPLAENLTDIVGHLVRLSLCEGRPSIDWVSRRLGLSRRTLQRRLEGEGTSFAMIQRGILMSEAKRLLAACDRPIGRIALELGYADAAHFSRAFLDWTGVTPRYWRQTSLRAHKDGFGISGIRAQQAIDAGTSDPEMPPGFRKGDASGARTFARSIEGGRPF
- a CDS encoding RrF2 family transcriptional regulator, yielding MLTNKGKYGLKALVHLAGLPPGARIGVAEVAAANNIPKKFLDAILGELRNAGIVHSRKGPGGGYALARPPEEIRVGHAIRVLDGPLAPIPCASRTGYRPCEDCADEAACAVRLVMLEVRNSIAGVLDTLTLAQMRDRPAADEGDSLTYQI
- a CDS encoding ABC transporter permease; translated protein: MTQHVLPPIRPEYDRALPPFVEAPVERALPLRVRLWQLGFLRKGLIIAALALAWEGLARWQNNDLLLPGCLATLSALTEGVASGELLDRVRISLTVLAQGYLCGIGLAFLLTTLAVSTQAGRDLLSTLTAMFNPLPAIALLPLALLWFGLGSGSLIFVLIHSVVWPLALNTFAGFQSVPETLRMAGRNYGLTGLAYVWQILIPAALPAILSGLKIGWAFAWRTLIAAELVFGAASGRGGLGWYVFQNRNELYTDRVFAGLLLVIAIGLVVENIVFATFERLTTRRWGMVR
- a CDS encoding ABC transporter ATP-binding protein, whose product is MTLVAKRDAPAATQQRGLPVPGFRYGEEARAPQAASMPTPLLRIAGVSLEYRTPERVIRATHRVDIDVYEADRFVLLGPSGCGKSTLLKAVAGFIPPIEGEIILDGRPVRGPGPDRIVVFQEFDQLPPWKTVVQNVAFPLRASGTLGRREAEARARHTIDKVGLSRFADSYPHQLSGGMKQRVAIARALAMQPKVLLMDEPFAALDALTRRKMQEELLALWDEIRFTLLFVTHSIEEALAVGNRVALLSAHPGRVRGEFNSHEFDLTSVGSSAFQAAVQRLHRRLFDADPETAARPAL
- a CDS encoding ABC transporter substrate-binding protein, with translation MTKRRNLLSRRQASALLGGLGLAVAASGPAAAAEGQLRIAKQFGIVYLLLNVTEDQKLIEKHGQAAGIDIKVDYVQLSGGSAVNDALLSGSIDIASAGVGPLFTLWDRTRGRQNVKGVASLGNFPYYLVSNRPDVKSIADFTDKDRIALPAVGVSVQARILQWASAKLWGDKDFAKLDKISVAVPHPEAAAAIIKGGTEISGHFGNPPFQEQELAENPNARIVLNSYDVQGGPASSTVLYATEKFYKDSPKTYQAFVDALAEAAKFITANPDKAADIYLKATGSKIDRDLLLKVIKNPEVTFKIEPQNTLGLGQFMHRVGAIKNEPKTLGDYFFVSPRITAGS
- a CDS encoding recombinase family protein; amino-acid sequence: MAHQHEHLLAYIHHTSPRSMAGGLPYRIPARPPPRSLDLLERRPPGSLDGQPARHRVGALRARDTTLKATEQPINIGTAIAKTFFDMLGVFAEFETNLRQGRQPEGIASKPTKGI
- a CDS encoding nitroreductase family protein translates to MEGSHGRDGSTHGGAGGALRTGGSEPRHRLERHPGLLAHRSVRAYRPDPPPAGTLETLIAAAQWPPPRTSRPGAWSQWSIRRRSAASPR